The genomic stretch CACCGAGATCTGCGCGGAGTCGACGCTGTTCTGCGCGCTCTGGATGTCCGCGGGTTTCGCCGCGAGCGCGCTCACAGCGCTTTGGACCGTCTGGCTGGTGCGGTCGATGGTCGCCGGCACGTTCTGCATCGCGGTGACGTAGCTGCCGTTGATCGCGTCGGTCAGCGTGTTTGAGGACGTGGTCGCCTGCGTCAGCCTGAGCTTGAGGGTCGAGACCCGCTGCTGCTCGCTGTTCACGAGGGTGTACAGCGACGCGAGGCTGGCGCGCCACTGGTCGAATGGATCGTGCAGCGATCTCGTGGACTGCGTATTGAGGGAAGCCTGCGCGCTCGTCACGCTGGTCTGGATCGTGACGAGGACCGACGACGTCGTGTCCAGCGCGCTGTTCAGACGCGACAGTGCGATGACGTAGTTCGTCTGCGCGGTCTGATAGGTGCCGGCGAGGGTCGTGGTGTCGCTGCCGGCGGCGAGCGCAGCTTCGAAGTCGGCCATCAACGACAACGTGGCGCTTCGCGCGCTCTGATAATCCGAAAGCGCGGGCGAAAGCAGACTCACCGAGTTCGCCTGGGCGTTCTGCAGCGCGGGTGACTTCGCCGACGTGATGGAGTTGAGCGCGTTCCGCAGATCGCCGGTGTCTCCGCCGCCGACGATCTGGCTCATCTGCGCGATCAGCGCATCGATCTGCGATTGGAACGTCCCGAGGCTGGTCTGGAACGCCGCGACATCGCTGATCGATGCGGACGTCAGACTCTGATAGTTCGACTTCGCCGACGCGTAGTTCGACTGGATCTTGGCGAGGGCCGCCTGCGCGTTCGCGACGTCGGTAGCGGCGGACTTGCGAGCGTTGTCGAGGCTGCGGGCTGCGTCCGCATACGACTGGTTCTGCCGCTGCAAGTTGGACTGCGCGCTCGCGAGGCTGTTCTGCGCGTTGGCGAGGGTGTTCTCGAGGTCGGTCGCTTCGATGCGCGCGAGCTCCTGGCCCGCGGTGACCTGCTGCCCGACCGCCACCGAGATCGCCGAGATGCGGCCGTTGCTGCGGAAGTTGAGGCGCGCCTGCCCGGAGGGGTTGACCGAGCCGGAGATCGCGACCGTCTGCGCGATGCTCGCCTTCGTCGCCTCTGCCGTCCGGTACGTGACGGCCGCGGTGCCAGTGTTGCCGCGGAAGATCGTGACCGCGCCGCCGACGAGAACAGCTCCGAGCGCGATCGCGAGGATGCGACCCGGCCACGTCGAGACCATCCCTCTGACGACATTCACATTCATGCTCGCGGTGGTCACGTGGTCACCCCTTCCCTGATGAGACGCGCGGTCAC from Candidatus Limnocylindria bacterium encodes the following:
- a CDS encoding HlyD family efflux transporter periplasmic adaptor subunit, translating into MTTASMNVNVVRGMVSTWPGRILAIALGAVLVGGAVTIFRGNTGTAAVTYRTAEATKASIAQTVAISGSVNPSGQARLNFRSNGRISAISVAVGQQVTAGQELARIEATDLENTLANAQNSLASAQSNLQRQNQSYADAARSLDNARKSAATDVANAQAALAKIQSNYASAKSNYQSLTSASISDVAAFQTSLGTFQSQIDALIAQMSQIVGGGDTGDLRNALNSITSAKSPALQNAQANSVSLLSPALSDYQSARSATLSLMADFEAALAAGSDTTTLAGTYQTAQTNYVIALSRLNSALDTTSSVLVTIQTSVTSAQASLNTQSTRSLHDPFDQWRASLASLYTLVNSEQQRVSTLKLRLTQATTSSNTLTDAINGSYVTAMQNVPATIDRTSQTVQSAVSALAAKPADIQSAQNSVDSAQISVQTAQTNLDYAILRAPSAGVIQAINGAVGEPASTSTTTPVVLLANTGTVQLHGTVGESDVSKLKLGLVANITVDALGATARMTGKVTGVDPVATIQQGVPVYGVDVTIDVPSASIKPGMSGTASVILVSRQDVLTVPNLAIKTQGTRRYLQVLRDGQPVDVDATFGIANDTVTEVTGGGLKEGDLVILPQARAGATVAPNRGGQQGPGGPGGIVIR